From a region of the Dunckerocampus dactyliophorus isolate RoL2022-P2 chromosome 20, RoL_Ddac_1.1, whole genome shotgun sequence genome:
- the edn1 gene encoding endothelin-1: MMDIYIWIVMYSWISSTVLSAPAGESPPVSHVRHVRNKRCSCATFLDKECVYFCHLDIIWVNTPERVVSYGLGNAPRKRRSVSEGHARCQCRHEGDLTCTNFCQKLDSSISDETSAVVHVVEGKDTSETKRMKSADDKRATPQWLRAVSKTRLLLEKWRHRVRTRQAEGTTY, translated from the exons ATGAtggatatttacatttggatCGTAATGTATTCCTGGATTTCAAGCACAG TCCTATCAGCGCCTGCTGGAGAGTCACCTCCTGTCTCCCATGTGCGCCATGTGAGGAACAAGCGCTGCTCTTGCGCCACTTTTTTGGATAAAGAGTGCGTGTATTTCTGTCACCTGGACATCATATGGGTCAACACACCCGA GCGAGTGGTCTCTTATGGACTGGGTAATGCTCCCAGGAAGAGGCGCTCCGTCAGTGAGGGTCACGCCCGGTGCCAATGCCGGCATGAGGGAGACCTCACCTGCACCAACTTCTGCCAAAAGCTGGACAGCAGCATCAG TGATGAGACATCAGCGGTGGTCCACGTTGTTGAGGGAAAGGACacaagtgagacaaaaag GATGAAGAGCGCCGATGACAAACGGGCGACGCCTCAATGGCTCAGGGCCGTGTCCAAAACGCGACTTCTCCTCGAAAAATGGAGACACAGGGTGAGAACACGCCAGGCCGAGGGGACAACCTACTAA